Sequence from the Fusarium oxysporum Fo47 chromosome VI, complete sequence genome:
GCTGCGGACACTTCGTCTACGGCGCCATGAGCGGCCGCTGTAACCTCCGCTTGACGACTTGTCACCACGCATGCCTAGGCAGAAGAGAATGGTAGCGATGAACAAAGTGGCCCATGAGGCCCATGCAAAACCGAAGGCATAGCGGCCAATGGAGGCCGATCGACCGTCATGGTGAAAGGCATTGCGAGCGAGAACCCAGGTAGCACTAAGAAGGGATGTTAGTAAACAGCTATACCATCATACAGGGGCCAGAGATACGTACGTCATTAGGGACATTGCAACTGAGGAGCAGAACAGGGCGAACATGGACATGATGCCAGAGATTCCAGCACCAAGACGGCCACAGCAGGCAATGAAGCCAGTAAAGAAGGCGAGGGTCTCGAAGAACAGAGTGATCAGAATGAAGACCCAGCCAAACCGCCACAAGAAGAACTGTTTGTTCGATGTGGTGTCACCGGCACGACTACCGACAAGCGAGCTGGGCGCATTACGTGGGTTTGAGTCCCAGGCGCGACCGATGACGGGGGCAGCGCGGGCGCCATCGCAGTCATTGTTGCCGGCACCGCAAATGTAGAAGAAGTTCCATTGTGTAACTTCGCGAGCACCCGAGATACCGCCTGTGTCGGCGCGGAGGAAATACGTCTTGTCGAATGGCGTGGTAGAGGTCAAGCCtgagaggatgatgaaccagaggaagaggagggaaaCAGCGAGGAGGACCAGGCCAGCGAGGCCAAGAGGAGCATCTGCGACAGGTCAGTTATCTGTTGGTAAAGCCATACAACTGAGTCAGGAGAGAAGGTGATCATGCTGCCCAGGCTTGCGCTCGTGAGTACAGGAGAGAACTTACTCTTCGCCATGGCTATATCCCGTTGGAAAGTATACTATTCTCCAGCTGAACAGTATCTGGCCACAATCAAAATCAAGCGCTGCTGCAAGCACTTCTGCCCAAAAAATCGAACTCGAAAGGATTAATTTACTGCGATGGAGCCCTGGGGGTTGGATGTCGTCACGCTGCCAGGATCACCGTCAAGGAAAAGGCTGCAGCTAAAAAGACCGCTAATGAAATCTTGCGTCTTATTTCGTGTCTCTCGACAAGGGTCCAGAGTTTGCTTGTGCTGTAGAGAACAGGCGTCTGGAACTGTCGGGCGATGGCGATAGATCTTATAAAAGTAGGAAGAGGGAGCCGGAAGAGAATTAAGGCCTGggctgaggagattgacgATCCTTATGAACCTTGTTTATTAGCTCTGGGAGGgtttcttgtttttgtttctAGAGCCTTTTGCTTAGCGTCTAGGGGTGATGTGATGCTCGGGAGACGGACTGGCTTGTCGGTGTGGAGACCGGGAGATGTGTGTCTTAGTCGAATTGTACGACGGTGATTAGTATGTTTCTTCTCCCTTCGGCTGAGGAAAGACACGGAGTTCCCAGTGAGATAGGTACATGAATGACTTCACAGAGGAGAGGAGGGTATCGTAGCCAAATGCACGAGGGGAGCATACGACTTATCACTTGAGAAAGGACCGCAACCCAAATGAACTCACCACCATCGAGGCGTTACGTAGGTCCCCGTAGGCTACCACCCTTCACGGGTGCTCGCCCAGGGCACATTGATCCCGGCTGCAGCACTCTGAATCACACTAAAGTAAATCCCAGCGGAGACATTGAATGCTCTGGTGGGCAGTGGATGATGCTTCCACCTTATTCCTACGGGTCCAGCCTGCAACCTTCGATGCCCGAAGCGAGAGGAACTTGCTAGACTAGTGCATCTAAGGTAGAGAAAAGTTCCGAGTGCACGACAGCTCAGTGATGACGACAGTGGGCAACGATGGAGAAGAGGTGCACCACAACATCTTACCCAATGGAGCAAAGCTGTAGCAACCATTTTGTCTCTCTTGGGGTTTAGCGCACCACTTCCCTGATGTCATGGGACACAAGTGAATGATGCGACAGCGACGTCTGCGAAAAGGCAGTGATTGTGGATGATGGATGGGGCGATAGCTTTTGAGACTGCCAATGCTCGCCAAGCTACCAAGATCGAGAGCTTGGCATTCGCTTGTGCTACGTTTTCTGAGCTACCTTAGTGTTGAGACATGGTCTTCGTCGAGTTGATTGAATTGTTTTTATCTGTATTACCAGCAGTTTCAGAGCTCCGATGAACAGTACAGTACCTTATCTACCCAGCTCTTCTCACCCTTCAGCTCTCGGCTTTCCAGGTATGGGTCTCAGACAACTAAGCTAAGGTAGTCAGTTTCTTAGTTTCAGCTCGCATTGTGTACAAGTTCTACCTGCTCCAGTCTTACATACTGCCTACCTATCATTTGACAGCCTGCTGTGTGTAGTTACTTTTGAATTTTTCAACTGCTAAGCCACAATCGTGAAGCTCAAACACTTTAACGTACGCACAAGGTTTCTCCTTCATATCGAATATCAATTAAAACTAGCCTTCACATGCAAAGGTCAATTTCGAAATTGGACTCTCGGCGGCCTCCGTCCGTTGATCTTCGGCCCTGAGCTACCGACGTCACCACCGCCGGCTTTCTTTGCCCCACGGGATCATCCACCAGAAACTCACTTCTCACCAAGGCATATCGCGCATGCCTACGCCAGAGTTTGTACGGAGGTTACCTCGGTTTGTGATCTTGGACATACAGGATTACAAGCCACATCGACCCCAATTGATCGTAGCTACTCTGCGAGCTCTGTAATCGGCTTCTTCGCCACGGAATCTGCCTGGAAGCCGGACCACAATGCCGCCCGGCTTGCGGCTGAAGGCCATTCCGTCCTCCGCCATAAAATCCACTTCATTCCGTATCGGAGCCGGGACATCGGCCGGTCATGTCTTGGTCAACCGATGGTCATCCACTTACACCGCTCCGACGTCAGAACTACCTTCACTCAAGCTTCTCGTTCATCGACATCTCACAGGATCGGGTCCTGATGCTTTCGTACCCTATGACACTGCCAACAATGAGCAGGAAGAACTCCGCTCGTTGTTTCTCGAGTGGAAGAGTCTGAGCGAggaacaacaacagcacaGAGGCCACATACCCcgccctcatcttctttcttttgaaCCAACACCAACTCTCACGCTTGGGCGTCGACAGCGCCCCCTCACCTCCGAGCAAACCTCCTACTTCAGGTCTCCCCTCTACGTTAGTCTTCCTCATCGGCGTAACCCTGTCAATGAGCAGAGCTTCATTCCCGAGGTCAAACAGACAAGCCGTGGTGGTTTGACAACCTACCATGGTCCTGGGCAGCTTGTCTTGTGGCCTGTGCTAGACATGCAC
This genomic interval carries:
- a CDS encoding SUR7/PalI family-domain-containing protein produces the protein MAKNAPLGLAGLVLLAVSLLFLWFIILSGLTSTTPFDKTYFLRADTGGISGAREVTQWNFFYICGAGNNDCDGARAAPVIGRAWDSNPRNAPSSLVGSRAGDTTSNKQFFLWRFGWVFILITLFFETLAFFTGFIACCGRLGAGISGIMSMFALFCSSVAMSLMTATWVLARNAFHHDGRSASIGRYAFGFAWASWATLFIATILFCLGMRGDKSSSGGYSGRSWRRRRSVRSSHGGGYEGRRVKDDYS